The stretch of DNA CACATTGATCTTCCTTCTTACTTCTCCAGTCGAGAAACCTCTCCTGCACACCTACAGTGAATTCTTCTCTGACATGCAGGGTCATGAAGACATCATCTGCATATCAGAATCTGAGGATAACTTTGAAAAATGGCAGAGTTTTGCAGGGGGGAGTTTTTGCAGCGAAAGCACAGTGAACCTTTTAAGTGTTGTGGGAATGAAATTAAGTCATGTCAATGCAACACTACAACATATCCAGTCTGTGGCTTCTCGAACCCCAAAACATCTACCCAATTATGCAAAAGGAGAGTGTCTTCTTGAGAgtcgagaggaggagaggatgtacTCACTAGAGATTCTCTGCATAGACCACTGTGATGAAACCAGAGATGTCATCGAAGCTGAGAAGGAAAACATTGAACAGGACTTCTACCATGGTGGAAAAGTGAAATGGATGAATTTCTGGCTGGCAGAGAAAAGACATGTTGGGAAGGTCATTCAAAGGGATGCTTACCAGGAAATCTCAAATCTCCTCAATGACTGCCTTAAAAACAGTGCAGACCAGTTGCACACTCACAGCCTCAACATATTTCATCACCCAGGCAGTGGGGGGAGCTCTATTGCCCGGCAAGTCCTGTGGAACAACCGGAAGAAGCTCAGATGTGCAGTTGTGAAACCATCATACACTGCTGTCATAGCGTCTGAACATGCATATCGGCTTCGGACATATGAGGAAAATGATATCCAAAAATGTGTTCCAGTCCTTTTGCTTGTAGAAGACTGTGATGATGATTTTTTAAGTGACTTAAAGAATGAGTTGGAGGTTGCCATTACCAGACAGAACATTACACAAGGAACACTGTGCTACATTGTTCTGAGTTGTAGACGATCCTACAATCCAGAGAAAAAGTGCAAGGAGTCACCATTTCATAATGTGCAGGTGACCCACAAGCTATCaaaggaagaaaagaagcaGTTTTCTGATAAAAGGAATATGCTTGGAGAACAATACAACCCAGAGTTTATCTTGACATTTGTTCTCATGAGCGAAGAATTTAACCATCAGAAGATTTCTAAGTATGTGGAGAAGTTTGTAAAACATTTGCTTCAGGACATTGACCATGACCATGTTGTCACTCATCTCATCCATTATGTGGCACTGCTGAACACTTATGTGCAGAACTCTTTCCTCTCCCAGTCCCATTGTGAAGCTCGACTTACTCTCTCTTTGCACCTCCAGTTACTCCAGGATGTTGTCAAAGAAGAGTTTCGCCAGCACGCTTTTGAGGAAGCACTAACTGAGCCTGGCAAACTGGTTTTTATACACCTGAGGGATGAAAGAACATACTTTGGATCCATCAGAATAATTCACCCCTTAGTTGCAAAAGAAATACTGCAGCAGCTCTTAAGTCAGGGGAAGCAAGAGAGTGAATTGGCTCTGGAGCTTCTCCATGATGATGTCTTGTTTGAGCACAGATTTGGCAGGGAAGACTATGTGAAGTGTCTGCGAGACCTTTTCATGAGGCGTGATAGGATCAGCAAAGGAGACAAGAGGAACAGTTTCTTCTCCCCCTTTATTGAGCAtgtgagagataaagaaagtCCTGAGACAGCAGTGAATCTCCTCAAAGAAGCTTACAAGCGTTTTGACAAGGATCCTCTATTTGCTCAACATCTGGCTCGACTGAATTACAGCCAGGAGAAATTTGAAGAGGCAGAACGTTGGGCTGAGCTAGCTAGCAAGAAATTGCCAAGCAATCCATTTATTCTTAACACTAAAGGCCAAGTGTACAAGAAATGGTTCTACAAAAAGGTGTCAGGACTAAAGAAAGAGAATAAAACAGAAGAAAGAATAGCAGATGTGGTCAGAACTGCTATCAAAGCCATGGATAGCTTTCAGGAGTGTCAGAGAGCATCTATTGAAGATGCTGACTCTATGAGCAAATCAGGATTTTTTGCAGCAGCTGAAGTGGGATGTCAATTATTGCAGCTATTTTTCACTTCATCTGTGTTCACTAACAAAACAGAATGTGTGAAATATTTGCTCACTGACCACATTCCTGACAATTTGAAGAAGCCATGGGAGGATTTTCACAGCAAACTTAAAGATCTTCATATCATCATTCAGAAATCTCTGGAGTGGATATCAGAGGACCTAAGCTATTTTCAGACAGACCCAAGTGCAGACGAGGAGGAGACTAAAGATCAAATAAAGCATTCTAAGACGTGGTTGGTGAGAAAGTCAGTAGAGTTTGGGGAATATTTCAGTGCACACAATGCTCATCCTGAGTCTGGATCAGACATTCCAACCCCTGCCATGACACGCATGAAAATATACCAACTGGGTGGTGGAAACATGACCAACATCTTCTCCATTTTGACTGATtccaaaagaaaaaataaagtcAAAGTTCTGGAGGACCTCATATGTTTTTACAAACAACTGAGGGGAAAGATGGATAACATGGATCTTGTCAACTATATAGCCTCAAACATCACTCTTAGCTGTCTCTCAACTCATTCTAAAGCATTGGCTTCTCTTAAAGAGCTTCAAGATCTCAGCCAGAAGTTTCCCAGTGACAAACAGAAATGTCAACCAAATGCTCTCTTCTTACTGACACTCCTGTTCTGGCCCGAAGACCACGACAGTGAAGAAGACAAGGGGGAAAAATATGAATTTGTGTTGTCCGTGGTCAAAGTTCTTACAACCCACTACTTTGAAAAAATGAGGGATATTCCCGCAAGAAAGACAAGAATTAGCACACATTTTTTCTTGGGAAATGGAAATGGATTGGGAAAGATTGTTCACAAGAGCAAGGTAGAAGCAACCACAAAATCCCTGCCAGTGTCAGAGAAGTATCATGGAGAGGGGTGGAAGATGGAAGAAACAGCCCAACTGTTGAGACTGGTTTCTGGCAGGACAGAAGATAGAAAAATCTATCTGAACGGCCCTCAAAAGGTTGAATTCATGGTCCCTGCTCTGAACGTAGCATCTGTGCCTTATAGCAatgaaaatgtcacattttACTTGGGCTTTACAATGAGGGGCCCTGTGGCATTCAATGTCACTATTAAGAATATATGAGGATCAAATGTGACCTGCTTCAGGTGCTCTTGGGGTCACTTGGAACTTGGAAGGAACTGACGAGAagaaatgtgtactgtatgtttcataGTCTTTCAACTGGAATCTACTGGAATCAATCAATGACCATTCAATTTTCTCATAGGTCATTTTGTGATCATGTGGGGTTCTATGTCTTCTGACTTATCTAAACAAGCAGGTTATGATAATATTTTAGATATTTTAATGTATTCTGAAATCAAATGCATCTAGCACATCTGCCTTTTGAATAATCATATTTTGCATCATACAGTCAGAACAATTGACTCTTTGCAGAATGTCTTGTGTATCTTCATTGGGACAGTAACCTACCATTTGGTAGGTCCTTGAAAAGGTGCATTGCCCTAATGCACAATTCTTACTCAGCCTATGTCTCAGCTAATTTTTGCAGTGATAAATGTTGGGTTTCCTATTAATGTGATTGATACATCTTTTTAGTGTGTCTATGCTATTCTGATTTTGAATTGTGAAATGAGAAATATATTACATATTTAgaattattttctatttttactATACATGAaagtatatagcctactatgtaATGATCTGATATGTGGATTTTGGATTATGTCACCAAATGTCTTATGCAAATGCAACTTTAACTGTCTGAATGGAAATGATGGTAGAAATAATTAAAGATCTACTAAACAAAACAGATTTGTACTCAATTGCTGTGTGAATGTTTGATCTGTGACCATAGTTCATGGCTTCTTGAATGCGATACAAATAAAGCAAAGCATCTTACCACCACTAGATGGTAGCATTGCACTAGCTCATCTATACTGGAAGAAGTCACATTCATTGATATTTGAACCAAGCACAGGCAAAAAGACGGAACTCACCAATCCCCTTGCAGTGAAGAGGGAGAGCAGTCACCCAACctgggctgtgtctgaaacatcagtacgtacgctgggcagtgtgcattttccggaagttacgtcagaatagactgtccgaaagtcaagtgctctcactagttgggtcgtttggcgtgatttccaagcgtgcatcgatgcatcatttttgccctcaggtatcccataatccattgcgcagcgcaggtcaagctccacacgtcatgcaaatcatcaacacacccccctccccgagtcaggtgacgccaactagttagtgctgtccaaatgtaggtagggacgcataggagcaagctaactaagacgctactggaaagaaggtactatccagcgtgcacgcttgacttctggacacagccctgATCTTGAAGCCAGGTCTCTGGGATACCAAACCTGCAGCTTGACCACAACGCCACAGAGGCTTGTTGGTATGGCAGTTAGAGCACATACTCAAATCGTAGTGAAGGTAATCGGTCACACCCCTTTTTGTGCAATTTTGTGATGTTTGGGGGAGAGGCTTGGCCAAC from Sardina pilchardus chromosome 12, fSarPil1.1, whole genome shotgun sequence encodes:
- the LOC134098445 gene encoding sterile alpha motif domain-containing protein 9-like, which produces MENIIKLPIEKWTEDQVGSWLHGIGVKEKYISKLCDEEVDGPVLRDITENYLVNKTGMKSGQVFLILSNRDQLIQTIKKTQMVKEKQQQPPTKEILGNPKEADKPRMGKETENPSMVCKKIIGSPKDVETPIQETVVMPFSKRICRQSSSDKSINFAYICTNVLQPETGIFDLVSPCHEYKSFTIAAKLDRPRLQAKFAREVLKFGTGCMNIRSNGTIHFGVMDSREDTGYVHGEIIGIPVPEKDIYVDALDHIERCYSRSDAEDVRRCIRPPEFIEVTDIHTDEKRYVVEVDIVPLLSIVRTKVYSVRLPNFNEKSNKVMHEKDAIYCRVGATTKPVEDQHEFYQRVSTRDAQREAAEDRQCVPMPEACPDLGRKLTMLVTGGKKYIEKGKWFILVTNKFRSEHLRSIDFLLNMRIFCVFDFDPDSNLSGLCQEYRKHHAANLHFMHDYIISSGMTSEEFQNKMHLFDQTSWIFCNGRNDFRGKEQCDDMTWFKTKRTQLKECVSLICKQILPKGTFTLIFLLTSPVEKPLLHTYSEFFSDMQGHEDIICISESEDNFEKWQSFAGGSFCSESTVNLLSVVGMKLSHVNATLQHIQSVASRTPKHLPNYAKGECLLESREEERMYSLEILCIDHCDETRDVIEAEKENIEQDFYHGGKVKWMNFWLAEKRHVGKVIQRDAYQEISNLLNDCLKNSADQLHTHSLNIFHHPGSGGSSIARQVLWNNRKKLRCAVVKPSYTAVIASEHAYRLRTYEENDIQKCVPVLLLVEDCDDDFLSDLKNELEVAITRQNITQGTLCYIVLSCRRSYNPEKKCKESPFHNVQVTHKLSKEEKKQFSDKRNMLGEQYNPEFILTFVLMSEEFNHQKISKYVEKFVKHLLQDIDHDHVVTHLIHYVALLNTYVQNSFLSQSHCEARLTLSLHLQLLQDVVKEEFRQHAFEEALTEPGKLVFIHLRDERTYFGSIRIIHPLVAKEILQQLLSQGKQESELALELLHDDVLFEHRFGREDYVKCLRDLFMRRDRISKGDKRNSFFSPFIEHVRDKESPETAVNLLKEAYKRFDKDPLFAQHLARLNYSQEKFEEAERWAELASKKLPSNPFILNTKGQVYKKWFYKKVSGLKKENKTEERIADVVRTAIKAMDSFQECQRASIEDADSMSKSGFFAAAEVGCQLLQLFFTSSVFTNKTECVKYLLTDHIPDNLKKPWEDFHSKLKDLHIIIQKSLEWISEDLSYFQTDPSADEEETKDQIKHSKTWLVRKSVEFGEYFSAHNAHPESGSDIPTPAMTRMKIYQLGGGNMTNIFSILTDSKRKNKVKVLEDLICFYKQLRGKMDNMDLVNYIASNITLSCLSTHSKALASLKELQDLSQKFPSDKQKCQPNALFLLTLLFWPEDHDSEEDKGEKYEFVLSVVKVLTTHYFEKMRDIPARKTRISTHFFLGNGNGLGKIVHKSKVEATTKSLPVSEKYHGEGWKMEETAQLLRLVSGRTEDRKIYLNGPQKVEFMVPALNVASVPYSNENVTFYLGFTMRGPVAFNVTIKNI